One Engystomops pustulosus chromosome 11, aEngPut4.maternal, whole genome shotgun sequence DNA window includes the following coding sequences:
- the LOC140105858 gene encoding bone morphogenetic protein 2-like, protein MGSKERMLKAELRVFKWKPLGVPPKYHFCRVDVYELLDSAARPWRGNLITSRLLPLQAQGWEMFNVTQTVSGWVGDDTTNHGFLITFTLPSGSFLDADISGLSKQKLDSKRSYLVLFSDDGRRGIPNPYMLPPNVKETGISLSPADNSSPGTYRSRRTRELHLDGYPTCQRKPLYVDFEDIGWAGWIISPKGYNAYHCKGTCIFPMGQGLGATNHATVQSIVHALKLNKDISTPCCVPDRLNSINLLYFDDEENVVLKQYDDMVAMSCGCH, encoded by the exons ATGGGAAGCAAAGAACGAATgctgaaagctgagctccgagtATTCAAGTGGAAACCTCTTGGGGTGCCGCCCAAATATCATTTTTGTAGG GTGGATGTGTACGAGCTCTTAGACAGCGCAGCGAGACCTTGGAGAGGGAACTTAATTACTTCCCGGCTGCTTCCATTGCAAGCACAAGGCTGGGAGATGTTTAATGTCACTCAAACA GTATCCGGATGGGTTGGAGATGACACAACCAATCATGGTTTTCTCATTACTTTTACGTTACCATCAGGAAGTTTTCTAGACGCCGACATCTCTGGACTCTCAAAGCAGAAACTGGATAGTAAAAGATCTTACCTGGTTCTCTTCAGTGATGATGGCAGGAGAGGAATCCCCAACCCCTACATGTTACCACCCAATGTAAAGGAAACAG GTATTTCGCTCTCACCCGCTGATAACTCTTCTCCAGGAACCTACAGAAGTCGTAGAACACGGGAATTGCATCTTGACGGATATCCCACGTGCCAACGCAAGCCTCTCTATGTGGACTTTGAAGACattggctgggctggctggattATATCCCCCAAAGGATACAATGCGTATCACTGTAAAGGCACATGTATTTTCCCTATGGGACAGGGCTTAGGGGCCACAAATCACGCGACCGTGCAGTCTATAGTCCATGCGCTGAAGCTGAACAAGGATATCAGCACTCCATGTTGTGTCCCAGATCGGCTCAATTCTATTAATTTACTATATTTTGATGATGAAGAGAATGTTGTACTGAAACAGTACGATGACATGGTGGCCATGAGTTGTGGCTGTCATTGA